Part of the Dermatophilus congolensis genome is shown below.
CCTACTCCATGGCCACATCCCACCCCGTCCTCACCCTCACCGCCGGACTCACCCTCACCGCCGCCGCAGCAGTCGGCAGCATCCGCATCCGCGGCCACCTGGCCAACAGCGCCGGAGAACGCGTCATCGGCGTCGACGGCGGCATGGCCCGCTACGCCTTCCTCGCCTCCTGGATGCCCTGGGGTGTTCTTCTCCTAGCGCTCTGGAGCATCACCCGACGCAAAAATCCCGCCGCAGACATGCACAACGCCCTCATCATGGCCGCCTGCACCGGCGTCATCGCCGTCAACTCCAGTTGGACCGGAGGCCGCGTCGACATCGTCGTCTTCTCCCTCCCCCTGCTCATCCTCGTCCTTCCCTGGATCCGAGGACTACGCACCCCACTACTCATCGCCGGAGCAGGCGGGGCTCTAGCCGTCATCTACAACCAAACCATCAGCCGAGCTGGCGTCACCAGCTTCGACATCCCCGCGCTCCTGGACTGGCAATGGGGCAGGTTCTCCATGGTGGCTTGGGCAGCCCGCTTCGCCACCGAACACAACTACCTCAACGGCGAAACCCTCATGTCCGGGTTCCTCACCGTGCCCGCAGCACTCCTACACTTCGCTGGCGTCCCCACCCAAACATGGCGCTCCATCGTCCAATACAGCGGCTGGTGGTTCTCCGGCAGCGAAGAACTCATCTTCACCGTGCCCGGCATGACCGCCGAACTATTCATCAACCACGGCTACATCGGTGTCGCCGCCGGTTACCTCATCCTCGGCCTAGTCACCTCACTCATTGCCGACACCTACCGGCACTGCCGCACCGAATTAGGCCGCGCCCTACTCATTTACATCGCCGCCATCCTGCTCTTCCAAACCGTCACTGCCCAGTCAGGAGCGACCACTCCCCTGGTCATCATGACCGGTGCTCCCCTCATCGGCCTGGCTATCCTCGAAACGTTCTGCCGCTGGTACGACACCACCCACATGCGCCTAGTCACCGACACTTATATCCCTGCTTCTGCTCTACCCCAGCGGGCACCGAACCAACCAGACGGAAACCATGGCTCACCCCACACGCACCCGAATCACGATCGCCATACTCCTGATCACGGCACTCATCGCCGCGATCACGATCTGGTACGCCCACCACGAACCACCCAACCCCACCCCGACACCTCCCAGTAACACCACACCCGGGGCAGGGAAACTCTCCGGAATCGCGATCCCCGGAAGCGAATTAGCCTACGTCCCCTCCGAACGCCTCGCCGCTGACCTCGACACCGTCAAAAACTCCGGCGCCACCTGGATCCGATTCGACATTCCCTGGACCCACGTCCAATGGGAACCCGAGGACTACCACTGGGACCCTTACGACCGCGTCGTTAACGAAGCCAATAGCCGTGGACTACGCATCCTCGCAGTTCTAGGAACCGTTGCTCCCCACCAAAGGCCACCTGGCAGTTCCTGGACAGCTGGCCTGACCACACCTGACCAACTCACTGGGTTCACCAACTACGCCGCCACTGCAGCTACCCGCTACGCAGGCAAAGTCCATGCCTGGGAAATCTGGAACGAACCCAACGTCGACCGCTCATGGGCTCCCCACCCTGACCCGGCAGCATACGCACCCGTACTCACCAAAACTGCTGACACACTCAGAGCTACCTGCCCTACATGCGTGATCATCGCCGGCGGCACCGGCGGAGCAGCACCAAGCTCACCAGATGTACCCACCATGGACTGGTGGCGTGCCCTGGCCACCTCCCCAGCCCTCACCCATGTCGATGGTGTCGCGCTGCACCCCTACTCAGATATGCGTAACGGCGCCTCCGGCGAGATGGAGTACGTCAAACCACTGCGGGAACTACTCGACACTCACGGACACACCAAACTCCAGATCTGGGGCACTGAAGTCGGTGTACCTACTGGCGAAGGACATGTCACCGACGACGAAGCCGCCCGGCTAATGCGCGAAGGCGCTCACGCCTGGAATGAATTGGCGTACGCCAATAAACTCGGCCCGCTGTTTTGGTACACCCTCCGCGACCGCCACAACGCTGGCCGCGAAGGAGCATTCGGTCTACTCACGCACGACGGAAATCCCAAAGGAACCCGCCAAACTTTCGAAGAGCTGCTCACGAAACACCTCTAGCCCCCCACTACGAGGTCACTTACTAGAGCGCACCAACTCAGCTAAAGCCTTCCCCGCCTGCGCGTGCCCCTGGGCGTTGGGATGCAACGGGCCATATTGCGTGAAGGGATCATTCACCCACGGTTCCTGGCTGCACACACCGTGGAAAGACTCTGCGGATTCGAACCCTAAAGCAGTGTTCATATCGACATATCCGATCGTCACGCCATTGTGAGACAACGCCGCCTGCGCTTTTTCTGCTGCTTTGTGAATTCCGGTATTCAGCTCTGTGATGGTCTCCCGCACACGTTTCATCGACTCGGGGGGCATGCCATTGCAGCTGCCAGCTGTGGCGTACAAGCCAGGTATTTTGTTCCAGCGTTGCGCCAGTGAGCTGCGGCTCGGGTCAGTGATGATCTGCGGGTACCCCATGATGAGGATCCGCCCTCCAGGTTTGACGAATCGTGCTAGCGCAGAAAGAAGCGGTTCCACTTCTCCCTGGTCGGGGTTCGCTGACCACAGCGGCACTTGCCCAGCAGGTAGGGGTACCGATGCGTTGCCTTGGGTGAGAGTGTCGAGAATCTTTGTGGCTTGTTCGGGTGGAACATCGCAGCTTCCCCAGCCTGGCGAATCCCAATCCAGGGATTCGCCTTGGACATTTTTAGTGTCCATGCATAGTTCGCCCAGTGCCCCCAAGGCAGCGTTGTTCGCGCCGAAAGTCATGGTTATCAGATCGAATCGGTTACCGCTGGCGGCGATACTGTCGAGTTCTTTAACCAGCGAGGAGGTGCGGGTAGGGGTGCCTGGTTCGATGGGCGTGTTGATTTTCACACCGAGCTGGCGGTACGCCTCCGCGAGCTGGATCGCCCAATCGTCGGTGGTGGCGCCAGCGCAGGCGGTGAAGGCTTGCCGATAACTGATGCCTGAAGACGCCAACTGTTTTTGAGCGATGACTGGCATCGCTGCCTCGTTGCTTGTTGCTCCGTCGGCGCGACCACACTGTGCCCCCCATGCCGAAGGGTTGGGGCTGACGCTGGTGATGCCGTAGCCGCTGCTGATGCTGTCACCAAGGGCAGCCCAGGTGGATTCACCGTTAGTGGGTTTTGCTGAGGCAGTTGGCGCGGCGGTGAGGCAGGTCAGAAGGGCTGCGCTGATCAGCGCAGCGGCGGCGGTGCGGTGTGTGTGTCGGGGCATCAGTTCTCTCCCGTGCGAGCTGTGGTGTCAAGGCGGGCGCGTAGGAGGGCCAGGGCGTTGTGTGCTGCTTGGGGTGATGGTGGGTTTCCTGCGGAGCAGCGGCTGAGATAGGTGCCGATGTGGGTGCGGGCGGCAAGGGTGAGGGAGCGCAGGTCGGGGTCGTTGAGGGTGACTGCGGCGGTGAGGAGTTCTTGTGGTGTTGCTGCCTTATCGATGAGGTCGGCGGCGTCGCGGCATTGGTCGGCTTGGAGTGGGTTGGGGGTGATGAGGGCGCGTTGTGCCGCGTCGGCGAAGGCGGTGATGGTGTGACGTGCTTTGGTGTTTTTTTCGTTGCTGTTGGCTGGAGGTGGGGGTAGTTGAGCGATAGTGCTGGCTGCAGCGGAGCTGAGGGCGCTGGGCAGTGGTGGGACGGGGTCTGCCTCGTGGGGGGCGGCGGTGCAGGCAGTGGTAAGCAGGAGCGTGGCTGCGGCGATGGCCAGTGGTGTTTTGCTCTGGTGGGGCCTGGTGTGTGGGGTCATGGGGGTTGTCACCGTTCCTCGTCGTGGTCGAGGTGGTGTGCACCGAGTCTCGACGGGTGTGGTGTTCTGACGCTACTGGTTTGTGGGTGTCCCACTGTTGCGGTGATCCACGCAACGATCGCCGGATTCGGTTGTGGCGCTGACTACATGTGAGGTGGGCACAGTGTGCTAGGACGCTCTAGGCAGATCAGGTTGGATCGAGAGTGTCCTTAACTTCTCTCACGTGGGGAGTCAGCCTTGTCCTGGCATTAGCTGTCCGGTGAGGTGGTCGCGGGCGCATTCGACCATGAGTTTGACGCCTGTGGCGAGGGTGGCGTCGTCGGCGTAGAAGCGGGGGTTGTGGTTGGGGACGCCGCCGCGGCCGTCTTCGGGGATGTATAGCTCGCCGTTTTCGGTGAATGCGGTGTCTTGTACGCCGAGGCCGATGTAGAGGCCGCCGAATTCTTTGACGAACTCGGAGACGTCGTCGTATCCGAGGGTGGGGGGCGCGGGGATGAGGTTCTGGCTGCCGATGACACGCTCGATGGTCGGCCGGGCCGCTGCTACCCATTCGGGCGTGTTCGTCACCGCTGGGACATCTTGCAGGTACTCGACGTTGACCTGGCAGTTGTTGGCTTTGGCCGCGCCGGCTGCGAGAGTCCGCACCCGTTCCTGCACGTCGCTCATCGTGGCCTCACGGTGCGACCGGATCGTGCCCCACAGCGTCACTCGTTGACCGATGATGTTGAACCGCCCTACGTCCTCGATGTGGCCGATGGTGACGGTGAACGGGTCGAATGCGTCGACTTGGCGGTAGATCTGCCCGATGCCGGTGAGGATTGCTCCGACCGCGGGCATCGGGTCGATTCCTGCCCATGGTGTTGAGCCGTGTACTTGCTCTCCGGTGAGGGTGATTTTCACCAGGCATGATGCACCGAACTGGTTGCCTTCACGCATGGCCACGACTCCCTTGGGGAAGGGCTGCACGTGCATTCCGAAGGCCATGGTCGGTGAATATTTTTCGAAGATGCCTGACTCGAGCATGCTGCGAGCGCCGCCTTCTTCGTCGATGGGTGGGCCTTCTTCGGCTGGCTGGAAGACGAATAGGACGCGGCCGGGTAGCTGGTCGCGGTGTTTGGCCAGAACTGATGCTGCGCCCATGAGCATTGCGGTGTGGCAGTCGTGTCCGCAGGCGTGGGAGACGGGGAATGGTCCGCCTGGGTAGTGCTCGTCGATGACGGTGGAGGCGAAGTCGACACCGGATTCGTCGGGGACGGGTAGTGCGTCGATGTCGGCTCTCAGCAGGATGGTGCGTTCCCCTTCTTGTCCGCCGTTGAGTACGCCGACGATGCCGTGTCCAGCGATGTCGGTGTGAATCTCATCTAAGTCCAGGGTCTGCAGGTGGTCGACGATGTACTTGGCTGTGTTTACTTCACGGTTCGATAGTTCTGGGTTGGCGTGAATGTGGTGGCGCCATGCGATGACGTCTTCAGCGATGGCGTCGACTGCTGCGCTTAGATCCGACGGTGTCTTCATGAGTCTCCTTGGGGGCAAGTTCAGCGGCGCGTATACGCTGTTGCTGAACGGTTTGAGGCCGCAAGACCGAGACGGAGCCGCGGGCTCCTACGTGTGCCGCATGAGCCACGGCGTCGATCGTTCTCTCAGGATGCCACCGGGGTTTTCCGTTTCTGACTGGGGAAGGATCTAAGTCAATTATTCCGGTCTCTACCTGCGCTTTTTATGAGCGATTGATGTGGACATTGCCTTTTCAGATGGGGGTAGCTCATGGGTGTCTTAGTTTTTGGTGAGCCAGCACTTAGGTAGCGCATCGGGGTGAGTAGCTCAGTTTGGGTGTTTGTTGCTGTTTCAGGTGTCACTTTTGCTGTCAGTACGGGCAGCAGTTTTATTGCGGTCTTTTAGGACGATGACTACTCAAGTCAGCGCGACGGCTGCGAGGCATCTACATTCGATACCCGTTGGGGTACTTTGCAGTGGTACTGGTGTCACTTCTATTGCATCTGTTAGGGGTTGTTTTGATCCTCGAACCTGCTGAATTGGACCCTGCTCTTAAGCGCCTGCGTCGGGCTCATGGTCAGCTCGCTGCGGTGATCCGCATGATTGAAGAGGGTCGAGACTGCAAAGACATCGTGACTCAGTTGTCTGCATGCAGTAGCGCTCTTGACCGGGCAGGGTTCACCATCATCACCACTGGGTTACAGAAATGTATGAGCCAAGAAAACCCTGACCGTGAAGCTGATTTCGCCGCCTTAGAGAAGCTTTTCCTCTCCCTGGCCTGACTGTTTCGTTGTTTTGTTGGTGGCGTTGCTTTTTGCTCAGGTGCTCAGATCAAGCCTGTGTAATTTCGGTGATGAATGCGGGTACGCGGTCTTTGGGGCGTCCGATGATTGCTCGGTTAGCGGCAATGAGGACGGGTCGTTGCATGAGGGCGGGGTGTTTGGCGATGAGGGCGGCGACTTTTTGGGCAGTGTCGATGTCATTGTCGGTTAGACCGAGTTGGGTGAAGGTGTTGTCGCGGCGGATGAGGTCGGCGGGTGCGTCTTCGAGTTTGTTGAGGAGGTCTAGGGCGTCTTGCTCGTTGAGTGGTGTGTCGAGGTAGCAGATGATGTCGTGTTTGATGCTAGCGTTTTCTAGTTCTGTGAGTGCGGCGCGGGATGTGGAGCAGCGGGGGTTGTGCAGGATCGTGATTTCCATAGTCACGTCTTTACCTTGATGTTGTTGATTGGTTCAAGGATGTGTTTGGCGGTTGGCGGTAGTAAAGACCAAACGTGAGGTTGGGTATCGCCTATTTTTGTCCAGGCTGGGTGCGTGGGCTGTATGTTGTGTGGTTTTGCTGCCCTGTGAGGTTGCCTGGGTTGTTTTCACAGGGCAGCGGTGGTTTAGCGGCTGGTGGGGGCGTCGAGGAAGATTTGCTGGATGAGTTCGGTGGTCCAGGCGAGGATTTCTTTGTTTTTGAGGGGTGTTCCTCCGATGGGTGCGGTCATGGGGCGTCGGACGAGGATTTGTCGGACGGCTGCTTTGATGGTGGTGCCTTTGTACATGCGGGTGAGGCGGAGTTGTTGGCTGTCTTTGAGGTCGACAGGGCCGAATCGGATCATGTTGCCTTGGATGCCGATGTCGCTGATTCCGGCGCGTTTGGCGACGGTGCGGAGTTTGGCGACTTCGATGAGGTTGGCTACGGGTTCGGGGTAGGGGCCGTAGCGGTCGACGATTTCTTCGATGAGTGCGGTGAGTTCGGCATCGTCGGTGACGGCGGCGAGGCGTTTGTAGGCTTCGAGGCGTAGGCGTTCTTCGGCGACGTAGTTGTGGGGTATGTGGGCGTCGACGGGTAGTTCGATTTTGACTTCGCGGGGGGCTTCGTCCATTTCGCCGGTTTTGAATTCGGCGACTGCTTCGCCGACGAGTCTGACGTAGAGGTCGAATCCGACGCCGTCGATGTGTCCGGCTTGTTCGCCGCCGAGGAGGTTTCCGGCTCCTCGCATTTCGAGGTCTTTCATGGCTACTTGCATGCCGGCGCCGAGGTCGGTGTTTGCGGCGATGGTGGCGAGTCGGTCGTGGGCGGTTTCGGTGAGGGGTTTGCCGGTGGGGTACATGAAGTAGGCGTAGGCGCGTTCGCGGCCTCGTCCGACGCGTCCGCGGAGTTGGTGAAGTTGGGAGAGTCCGAAGTTGTCGGCGCGGTCAAGGATGAGTGTGTTGGCGTTGGAGATGTCGAGTCCGGTTTCGACGATGGTGGTGCAGACGAGGACGTCGAATTCTTTTTCCCAGAAGTCGACGACAACTTTTTCTAGTCGTGTTTCGCCCATTTGGCCGTGGGCGGTTTCGACTCTGGCTTCGGGGACGAGTTCGCGGATGTGGGCTGCGACTTTTTCGATGTCGGAGACTTTGTTGTGGACGTAGAAGACTTGGCCTTCTCGGAGGAGTTCACGGCGGATGGCTGCGGCGACTTGTTTGTCGTTGTAGGGGCCGACGAAGGTGAGCACGGGGTGGCGTTCTTCGGGTGGGGTGGCGAGGGTGCTCATTTCGCGGATTCCGGTGACGGCCATTTCGAGGGTGCGTGGGATAGGGGTGGCGGACATGGCTAGGACGTCGACGTTGGTGCGCATGGCTTTGAGTTGTTCTTTGTGTTCGACGCCGAAGCGTTGTTCTTCGTCGATGATGACGAGGCCGAGGTCTTTGAAGCGCACGGTGGAGGACAGGAGGCGGTGGGTGCCGATGACGAGGTCGACTTTTCCGTCGGCGAGTCCGGCGATGGTTTCGTCGGACTCTTTTTTGTTTTGGAACCGGGAGAGCGCTTTGACGTTGACGGGGAATTGGGCGTAGCGCTCGGTGAAGGTTTGGAAGTGTTGTTGGACTAGGAGTGTGGTGGGGACGAGGACGGCGACTTGTTTGCCGTCCTGGATAGCTTTGAAGGCGGCGCGGACTGCGATTTCGGTTTTTCCGTAGCCGACGTCGCCGGAGATGAGACGGTCCATGGGTATTTCTTTTTCCATGTCGTCTTTGACTTCGTCGATGCTGGAGAGTTGGTCGGGGGTTTCGACGTAGGCGAAGGCGTCTTCGAGTTCGCGTTGCCAGGGGGTGTCTGGGCCGAAGGCGTGGCCTTTGGTTGCCATGCGGGCGCTGTAGAGGCGGACGAGTTCTCCGGCGATTTGTTTGACGTGTTTTTTGGCGCGGGTTTTGGTTTTGTTCCAGTCTGAGCCGCCGAGTTTGTTGAGGTTGGGAGCGTCGTTACCGACGTAGGCGGTGACTTGGTCGAGTTGGTCGGTGGGGACGAAGAGTCGGTCTGCGGGGCCGCCGCGTTTGCTGGGTGCGTATTCGATGAGGAGGTATTCGCGAGTTGCGCCTTGGACGGTGCGTTGGGTCATTTCGATGAATCGTCCGACGCCGTGTTGTTCGTGGACGACGTGGTCTCCGGGTTTGAGGGAGAGGGGGTCGACTTGGCGGCGGCGTCGGGAGGGCATTTTGCGCATGTCTTTGGTGGTGCCGCCGGTGGTGCGGCGCCCTTTGCCGCTGATGAGGTCGGCTTCGCTGACAATGGCGATGCCGGCGCTGGGGGCGATGAATCCTTCGGTGATGTCTGCTTTGGTGACGTGGACCAGGCCGGTGCGGTTGTCGGTGCCGGAGGCGTCAGTGTGGGCGGGGATGTCTGCGTTGGTAAGGACTTCGGAGAGCCGTTCGGCCAGGCCTTTGCCTGCGGTGGTGACGACGACGAGTTTGTTTTCGTGGGTCCAGGTGGCGAGGTCGGTTGTGGCTTTGGGGATGTCGCCGTGGTAGTCGGGGGTTTCGTGGGTGTCGATGCGTAGGTAGGTGGTGTTGGCGTCGTCGCCGAAGTTGTCGTCGGGGTGAGTGGTGGCGGTGTCGGGGTCGGCGGTGAAGGAGGTGAGGGTCCACCAGGGGATTCCGGCGTGGTCTGCTGCGGATCGGGTTTCGCCCAGGGAGTGGTAGCTGGCTTGGTTGAGAACGCCGCGTAGATCGATGGGTGCCTCAGCTCCTCCGGATGCTGATGACCAGCTGGCGTCGAGGAATTCTTCGCTGGTGGCGACGAGGTCGTGGGCGCGGGTGCGTATTTTTTCGGGGTCGAGGAGGAGTATGTGGGCGCCGCCGACGCGGTGGAGGACGTCGAGGAATGTTTCCATGCCGTCGACGAGGGCGGGGGTGAGGGATTCCATGCCTTCGACGCCGATGCCCTGGGAGATTTTTTCGACCATGTCGGTGATGCCGGGAAGTTTGTTGGCTAGGTCTAGGGCGCGTTGTTTGACGGTGTCGGTTAGGAGGAGTTCGCGGCAGGGTGGTGCCCACAGGTGGGCGGGGACCATGCCTGCTTTGATGGCGGCGGGGCGGGCTGCGTGGCTGACGGCGGGGAAGCTGCGTTGGTCGGCGACTTTGAAGTAGCGCAGGTCTTCGATTTCGTCGCCGAAGAATTCGATGCGGATGGGGTGTTGTTCGGTGGGTGGGAAGACGTCGAGGACGCCTCCGCGGACTGCGAATTCGCCGCGTCGTTCGACGAGGTCGGTGCGGGTGTAGGCGGCAGAGGTGAGGGCGTCAACGACGTCAGTGAGGGAGCGTTCTTCTCCCCACTGGAGGTAGACGGGGGCGAGGTTGGCTAGGCCGGTGGCGATGGGTTGCAGAAGAGATCGGATGGGAACGATGACGATGTCGATGGGGCCGTGGGGGCCGTCGGGATCGGGGTTTTCGAGGCGGCGCAGTACGGATAGTCGGGTGCCTACAGTGTCGCTGCGGGGGCTGAGTCGTTCATGGGGAAGGGGTTCCCAGCTGGGGAATTGGGTGATGGATGCGTTGGGCAGGTAGGCGTGGAGGGCGTCGTTGAGGTCGTTGGCTGCGCGGGTGGTTGCAGTGACGGCTACGAGTGGACCGGTGCGCTCGGGCGTGCGTGCGAGGGCGGCGAGGAAGGCGGGGCGGGCGCCGGGGGCGATGGTGATGTCAACGAAGGGTTCACCTTGGGTGAGCGCTTCGAGTGCTTGGGTGACTCCTCGGTCTCGGCGGAGGTGGTCTACGACGGCGGTGAGGGTCATGTGTGGGGGCTCCATCGCGGTGGTGTGGTGGCGTGGGGG
Proteins encoded:
- a CDS encoding family 1 glycosylhydrolase, with the translated sequence MPGSELAYVPSERLAADLDTVKNSGATWIRFDIPWTHVQWEPEDYHWDPYDRVVNEANSRGLRILAVLGTVAPHQRPPGSSWTAGLTTPDQLTGFTNYAATAATRYAGKVHAWEIWNEPNVDRSWAPHPDPAAYAPVLTKTADTLRATCPTCVIIAGGTGGAAPSSPDVPTMDWWRALATSPALTHVDGVALHPYSDMRNGASGEMEYVKPLRELLDTHGHTKLQIWGTEVGVPTGEGHVTDDEAARLMREGAHAWNELAYANKLGPLFWYTLRDRHNAGREGAFGLLTHDGNPKGTRQTFEELLTKHL
- a CDS encoding SGNH/GDSL hydrolase family protein, whose protein sequence is MPRHTHRTAAAALISAALLTCLTAAPTASAKPTNGESTWAALGDSISSGYGITSVSPNPSAWGAQCGRADGATSNEAAMPVIAQKQLASSGISYRQAFTACAGATTDDWAIQLAEAYRQLGVKINTPIEPGTPTRTSSLVKELDSIAASGNRFDLITMTFGANNAALGALGELCMDTKNVQGESLDWDSPGWGSCDVPPEQATKILDTLTQGNASVPLPAGQVPLWSANPDQGEVEPLLSALARFVKPGGRILIMGYPQIITDPSRSSLAQRWNKIPGLYATAGSCNGMPPESMKRVRETITELNTGIHKAAEKAQAALSHNGVTIGYVDMNTALGFESAESFHGVCSQEPWVNDPFTQYGPLHPNAQGHAQAGKALAELVRSSK
- a CDS encoding M20 metallopeptidase family protein — encoded protein: MKTPSDLSAAVDAIAEDVIAWRHHIHANPELSNREVNTAKYIVDHLQTLDLDEIHTDIAGHGIVGVLNGGQEGERTILLRADIDALPVPDESGVDFASTVIDEHYPGGPFPVSHACGHDCHTAMLMGAASVLAKHRDQLPGRVLFVFQPAEEGPPIDEEGGARSMLESGIFEKYSPTMAFGMHVQPFPKGVVAMREGNQFGASCLVKITLTGEQVHGSTPWAGIDPMPAVGAILTGIGQIYRQVDAFDPFTVTIGHIEDVGRFNIIGQRVTLWGTIRSHREATMSDVQERVRTLAAGAAKANNCQVNVEYLQDVPAVTNTPEWVAAARPTIERVIGSQNLIPAPPTLGYDDVSEFVKEFGGLYIGLGVQDTAFTENGELYIPEDGRGGVPNHNPRFYADDATLATGVKLMVECARDHLTGQLMPGQG
- a CDS encoding metal-sensitive transcriptional regulator, producing the protein MILEPAELDPALKRLRRAHGQLAAVIRMIEEGRDCKDIVTQLSACSSALDRAGFTIITTGLQKCMSQENPDREADFAALEKLFLSLA
- a CDS encoding ArsC/Spx/MgsR family protein, coding for MEITILHNPRCSTSRAALTELENASIKHDIICYLDTPLNEQDALDLLNKLEDAPADLIRRDNTFTQLGLTDNDIDTAQKVAALIAKHPALMQRPVLIAANRAIIGRPKDRVPAFITEITQA
- the mfd gene encoding transcription-repair coupling factor, with the protein product MTLTAVVDHLRRDRGVTQALEALTQGEPFVDITIAPGARPAFLAALARTPERTGPLVAVTATTRAANDLNDALHAYLPNASITQFPSWEPLPHERLSPRSDTVGTRLSVLRRLENPDPDGPHGPIDIVIVPIRSLLQPIATGLANLAPVYLQWGEERSLTDVVDALTSAAYTRTDLVERRGEFAVRGGVLDVFPPTEQHPIRIEFFGDEIEDLRYFKVADQRSFPAVSHAARPAAIKAGMVPAHLWAPPCRELLLTDTVKQRALDLANKLPGITDMVEKISQGIGVEGMESLTPALVDGMETFLDVLHRVGGAHILLLDPEKIRTRAHDLVATSEEFLDASWSSASGGAEAPIDLRGVLNQASYHSLGETRSAADHAGIPWWTLTSFTADPDTATTHPDDNFGDDANTTYLRIDTHETPDYHGDIPKATTDLATWTHENKLVVVTTAGKGLAERLSEVLTNADIPAHTDASGTDNRTGLVHVTKADITEGFIAPSAGIAIVSEADLISGKGRRTTGGTTKDMRKMPSRRRRQVDPLSLKPGDHVVHEQHGVGRFIEMTQRTVQGATREYLLIEYAPSKRGGPADRLFVPTDQLDQVTAYVGNDAPNLNKLGGSDWNKTKTRAKKHVKQIAGELVRLYSARMATKGHAFGPDTPWQRELEDAFAYVETPDQLSSIDEVKDDMEKEIPMDRLISGDVGYGKTEIAVRAAFKAIQDGKQVAVLVPTTLLVQQHFQTFTERYAQFPVNVKALSRFQNKKESDETIAGLADGKVDLVIGTHRLLSSTVRFKDLGLVIIDEEQRFGVEHKEQLKAMRTNVDVLAMSATPIPRTLEMAVTGIREMSTLATPPEERHPVLTFVGPYNDKQVAAAIRRELLREGQVFYVHNKVSDIEKVAAHIRELVPEARVETAHGQMGETRLEKVVVDFWEKEFDVLVCTTIVETGLDISNANTLILDRADNFGLSQLHQLRGRVGRGRERAYAYFMYPTGKPLTETAHDRLATIAANTDLGAGMQVAMKDLEMRGAGNLLGGEQAGHIDGVGFDLYVRLVGEAVAEFKTGEMDEAPREVKIELPVDAHIPHNYVAEERLRLEAYKRLAAVTDDAELTALIEEIVDRYGPYPEPVANLIEVAKLRTVAKRAGISDIGIQGNMIRFGPVDLKDSQQLRLTRMYKGTTIKAAVRQILVRRPMTAPIGGTPLKNKEILAWTTELIQQIFLDAPTSR